One Geotrypetes seraphini chromosome 15, aGeoSer1.1, whole genome shotgun sequence genomic window carries:
- the AIPL1 gene encoding aryl-hydrocarbon-interacting protein-like 1, with translation MEEAKLLMTEGIQRTILHGGTGDIPRFITGSKVTFHVRTMKCDSVRTVVDDSKLIGRPLEIIIGNMFKLEVWEILLTSMRIGEVSEFWCDITHTGLYPIVSKSLRRLAQGKDPTDWHIHTCGLANMFAYHTLGYDDLDELQKEPQPLIFTIELLKVESPSTYKRESWAMNNEEKMRAAPLLHGEGNRLFKLGRYEDAINKYREAVICLKNIQTKEKPWELSWLKLEKMINTLILNYCQCLLKLEQFYEVLEHTTDIIQHHPGLVKAIYIRAKANAEVWNEAEAKADFKKVIELDPNMTRTVKKELKLLDHKMHDKNREDKLRYKNLFL, from the exons ATGGAGGAGGCGAAGCTCTTGATGACAGAAGGGATACAGAGGACTATTCTTCATGGGGGAACAGGTGACATTCCCAGGTTTATCACTGGCTCAAAA GTAACGTTTCATGTTCGCACGATGAAGTGCGATAGTGTCCGCACTGTGGTTGATGACAGCAAGCTGATTGGCAGGCCCCTGGAGATCATCATTGGAAACATGTTCAAACTGGAAGTCTGGGAGATTCTGCTCACATCCATGAGAATTGGAGAGGTGTCCGAGTTCTGGTGTGATATTACT CACACAGGTTTATATCCAATTGTTTCTAAAAGCCTCCGTCGACTTGCCCAGGGGAAAGATCCAACAGATTGGCACATACATACATGTGGACTGGCTAACATGTTTGCCTATCACACTCTGGGATACGATGACCTGGATGAGCTGCAAAAGGAACCACAGCCACTCATCTTTACTATAGAACTTTTGAAG GTGGAatccccaagtacctacaaaagaGAATCCTGGGCCATGAATAATGAAGAAAAGATGAGAGCTGCACCCCTTTTACATGGGGAAGGAAACAGACTTTTCAAGCTAGGTCGTTATGAGGATGCTATCAACAAATATCGAGAAGCTGTCATCTGCCTGAAAAATATCCAGACCAAG GAGAAGCCCTGGGAGTTATCGTGGTTGAAACTGGAAAAGATGATCAATACCCTCATTCTAAACTACTGCCAGTGCCTGCTGAAACTGGAGCAGTTCTACGAAGTACTGGAACACACTACAGACATCATCCAGCACCATCCTG GTCTTGTTAAAGCCATCTACATCCGGGCCAAAGCCAATGCTGAAGTCTGGAATGAGGCTGAAGCCAAGGCTGATTTTAAGAAGGTCATAGAGCTGGACCCCAACATGACAAGAACGGTGAAAAAAGAGCTGAAACTGCTTGATCACAAAATGCACGACAAGAACCGTGAGGACAAACTCCGCTACAAAAACCTGTTTCTCTAG